The following proteins are encoded in a genomic region of Rattus rattus isolate New Zealand chromosome 2, Rrattus_CSIRO_v1, whole genome shotgun sequence:
- the LOC116892755 gene encoding vomeronasal type-2 receptor 116-like, translated as MKMFSWIFITSFLQTPYFVFNFNWSICYFLTTEDFHHEGDVMIGAFFPVHTYYTRKKIPNVQYPSIYFYQDYYIQFNFKNYQYVLALVYAIEEINRNPNLLPNLTIGFDFYNVKFTEKETLMNVCMWLTAHKRGKVLPNYNCEEKNFTAAFTGTSWTTSAHIGTLLQLFRFPQLSIGPYDTALNDHDQYSSLYQMAAKDTSLSHAIVSLMLYFRWSWVGLLLPDDHKGNKVLSEFRDEMERERVCIAFVKMIPTTWTLYFNKQWKNMEEIEESSTNVIIIYGDVDSLQGLMRNIGQRLLTGKVWVMNFEQDITDHADYFLLDSFHGSFIFTQHYAESFEFTKFIQTVNPYKYPEDIYLPKMWHYFFKCSYSEVDCKLLDNCQANATLNVLPRHIFDVSMSKESYNIYNAVYAVAHSLHEITLKQVQMQPCKNGEELLFYPWQINSFLRKNMGLDWRQKINEEYDILNLWNFPKGLGLKVKIGNYSANAPNGQQLTLSDQMIQWPEKFSKIPQSVCSESCGPGFRKVTLEGQAVCCYNCTPCAENEISNETDVDHCVKCPESYYANTEKNHCLQKAQSFLAYEDPLGMALTSIALLFSALTVIVVGIFVRHRHTPMVKANNRALSYTLLISLNFCFLCSLNFIGQPNTATCILQQTIFGVAFTVALATVLAKAITVVIAFKATFPGRIIRWLMISRAPNYTIPICTLIQLVLCGIWMATFPPFVDQDDHTEHGHVIIFCNKGSSVAFHCALGYLCFLALGSYAMAFFSRNLPDTFNESKFLSFSMLVFFCVWITFLPVYHSTKGKIMLAMEVFCILASSAALLGFIFTPKCYIILLRPEKNSFHCIKNKIHSKGNVSQSIVKKPI; from the exons GTTTAATTTCAAGAACTACCAGTATGTTCTGGCTCTGGTATATGCCATTGAGGAGATCAATAGGAATCCCAACCTTTTACCAAACCTAACTATTGGGTTTGATTTCTACAATGTCAAattcacagaaaaggaaactctAATGAATGTCTGTATGTGGCTTACAGCTCACAAAAGGGGAAAGGTTTTACCTAATTACAACTGCGAAGAGAAAAATTTTACTGCTGCTTTCACAGGAACATCATGGACAACGTCTGCACACATTGGGACATTGCTACAACTCTTCAGATTCCCACAG CTTTCTATTGGACCTTATGATACTGCCTTGAATGACCATGACCAGTATTCTTCGCTCTACCAGATGGCTGCTAAGGACACATCTCTCTCACATGCCATTGTCTCCTTGATGCTTTATTttaggtggtcctgggtgggtCTCCTCCTCCCAGATGATCATAAAGGGAATAAAGTTTTATCAGAGTTCAGGgatgagatggagagagaaagagtctgCATAGCTTTTGTGAAAATGATCCCAACCACCTGgactttatattttaacaaacaATGGAAAAATATGGAAGAGATTGAGGAATCTTCGACAAATGTGATAATTATTTATGGTGATGTTGATTCTTTACAAGGTCTCATGCGAAATATTGGACAAAGGTTACTGACAGGGAAAGTATGGGTAATGAATTTTGAACAGGATATTACTGACCATGCTGATTATTTCCTGTTAGACTCATTCCATGGGAGCTTCATTTTTACACAACATTATGCAGAGAGTTTTGAGTTTACCAAGTTTATTCAAACAGTTAATCCTTACAAATACCCAGAAGACATTTATCTTCCTAAAATGTGGCATTATTTCTTCAAGTGCTCATATTCTGAAGTTGATTGTAAACTTTTGGACAACTGTCAAGCCAATGCAACTTTGAATGTATTACCTAGACACATATTTGATGTGTCCATGAGTAAGGAGAGCTATAATATCTACAATGCTGTGTACGCTGTGGCTCACAGTCTCCATGAGATCACTCTTAAGCAAGTACAGATGCAACCATGCAAAAACGGAGAAGAGCTGTTGTTTTATCCCTGGCAG ATTAACTCTTTCCTGAGGAAAAACATGGGATTAGattggagacagaaaataaatgaagagtaTGACATTCTTAATCTTTGGAATTTTCCAAAGGGTCTTGGACTAAAGGTTAAAATAGGAAACTATTCAGCAAATGCTCCCAATGGGCAACAGTTGACTTTATCTGACCAGATGATTCAATGGCCAGAAAAGTTTTCAAAG ATTCCTCAATCTGTGTGCAGTGAGAGTTGTGGGCCTGGATTCAGGAAAGTCACCTTGGAGGGTCAAGCAGTCTGCTGCTACAATTGTACACCTTGTGCAGAAAATGAGATTTCCAATGAGACAG ATGTAGATCATTGTGTGAAGTGTCCAGAAAGTTATTATGCAAATACAGAGAAGAACCACTGCCTCCAGAAAGCTCAAAGCTTTCTGGCCTATGAGGACCCCTTGGGAATGGCTCTCACCAGCATAGCCCTGTTATTTTCTGCCCTCACAGTCATTGTTGTTGGGATCTTtgtaagacacagacacactcccaTGGTCAAGGCTAATAATCGAGCTCTCAGTTACACTTTGCTCATCTCACTcaacttctgttttctctgctctttGAACTTCATTGGCCAGCCCAACACAGCCACCTGCATTCTGCAGCAGACAATATTTGGAGTTGCATTCACTGTGGCTCTTGCCACTGTGTTAGCCAAAGCAATCACTGTGGTCATTGCTTTCAAGGCCACTTTTCCAGGGAGAATAATAAGGTGGCTAATGATATCAAGGGCCCCAAACTATACCATTCCTATCTGCACCCTGATTCAACTTGTTCTTTGTGGAATATGGATGGCAACATTTCCTCCATTTGTTGACCAAGATGATCATACTGAACATGGGCATGTCATCATTTTTTGCAACAAGGGCTCATCTGTAGCTTTTCACTGTGCTCTGGGATACCTCTGTTTCTTGGCACTTGGGAGTTATGCCATGGCCTTTTTCTCAAGGAATCTGCCAGATACATTCAATGAATCCAAATTTCTGTCATTCAGCATGCtggtgttcttctgtgtctggatcaccttcctccctgtctaccaCAGCACTAAGGGGAAAATTATGTTGGCTATGGAAGTCTTCTGTATTTTGGCTTCCAGTGCAGCACTCCTTGGCTTCATATTTACCCCTAAATGTTACATTATATTGTTGAGACCAGAAAAAAACTCCTTTCATTGTATTAAGAACAAAATACATTCTAAAGGAAATGTTTCACAAAGCATAGTTAAAAAACCAATTTAG